GCCGTCAGGTGAGCCTAGAGGACGTGTTCCTCCAGCTCACCACTACAGAATCCGCTGCGTCGGATGCCTTTGAGGATGGGGAAGCGATCGCCCCAGAGTCCCAAGAGGAAGCGATCGCCCCAGAATCCCCACCCGAGCCACCGCCTACCGAAGATCCTCCCTCGCTCTAGATCACCCTTTTTGTAGGGTGCTGTTAGGCGTAGCCGTAACGCACCATCTTGTACCGCTTTGGATGCGCACGCTACCAATCCAAAGGCTTTCTAGGTATTGTTTATATCGTTGTCAGGAGCCAGCCTCTAGATGGGTGTTTTAGTCAGCAACATCATCGCCATCTATCGCAAGGAGCTACAGAGCTACTTTGCCTCCCCCTTTACTTATGTGATCACTGGGGTATTTTGGTTCATTAGTGGGCTATTCTTTGCCGCCATTTTGCTCGGGCCCACTGGGGTAATTGCCCAGGTGGCGATGCAGGATCAGTTTGGCGGTGGCGCGCCGGTGGATGTGCCGAGCCAATTTTTGATTGTCTACCTCGGGGTGATCGGGTCATTATCCTTGTTCATCCTGCCAATGCTGTCCATGGGGCTCTATGCCGAGGAACGCAAGCGCGGCACCCTAGAACTATTGGCCACCTCGCCGATTACCAACTGGGCGGTGGCGGTGGGTAAGCTGCTGGGAGTACTGACGTTCTTTTTCACCATGACGGTGCCGCTGTTGATCTATGAAGCGATCGCCTTTTTGTCTGCAGATCCGCCTGCCAATCCAGTGCTGCTGCTGGTGGCCCATGGTGGGCTGCTGCTGCTAGCTGCCGCTGTGCTATCGCTGGGGATGTTTGTCTCATCGCTCACCGACAGCACCATCCTCTCGGCAGTGCTGACCTTTGGGCTGATGCTGATGCTCTGGGTGACGGATTTAATCGCCAGTGGCGTTCAAGGGCCCGTCGGGGAAGCCATTGCACATCTATCGCTGCTCACCAGCTATGGCAACTTAATCCAGGGCATTGTGGAAACCAGCGATCTGGTGTTGTTCGCCAGCTATATCGTCCTCGGTATTTTTCTCACTGCCCAGTCGATTGAACTGCTGCGCTACCAACGCTCCTAGGGGCGATCGCCTCCCTCTGTTTTACTGCTGCAAGGTGCCTGTTAGATGAAACGAACGCCATTGACTTTTAAGGGACTTCGGTATTTGGTTTGGCTTGCGCCCATGCTGGTGATTGCTGGGCTGACGGCGGGTGTTGTAGCCGGTAGCTGGGGCCCCGTGCCGCTGGTTCTGATTCTGATCGGCCTTGCCATCGCCATCGGTTGGTTGATCAGCGAAAGTCGCGGTGGCTTTTGGCGACGGCGCTCGACCCAGGCCAATACCAATGGGTTGGTGGCCACGCTGGCCGTGGTGGTGATTTTGGGCTTGATCAACCTGCTGGGCGTCCGCTACAGCCAGTCCTTTGACCTCACCGAGAATCAGCTCTATACCCTGGCTCCCCAGTCGCAACAGGTGGTTAGCAGTTTGGATCAGCCGGTGAAGCTCCTGATCTTTGCTCCCACCCCCAATCCCACCGAGGAACGCTTGCTGAATAACTATCGCCGCCAAAGCGATCGCTTCAGCCATGAATACATCGATCCCCAAGCCAATCCCGTTTTGGCTCAGCAGGTGGGTGTGAGCACCATGGGCGAGGTCTATCTAGAAGTGGGCGAAGGTGATGCCGTTACCCGTCGCTATGTGCAAACCCTGACGCCCCAGCAACCGCTCTCAGAACGTTTGATTAGCAATGCCATTGCCCGCCTGGGCAGCGATCGCTCTGCCAAGATTTACATCACCCAGGGGCATGGCGAACGGATTCTAGAAGCTGGGCAAGGGGGACTATCGGAAGCGATCGCCCGTTTGCAGGATGAGAATTATGTGGTGGAACCGCTGCAACTGACGGAAGATGGACAGATTCCAGCGGATGCGGATGTGGTGATCGTGCCTGGGCCCCAGCAGGCTTTTCTAGAAACCGAGGTGGAGGCTCTGGAAACCTTTGCCCAGGGAGCGAATGGCCTATTGCTAATGCTGGATCCCACCACGGAGCCGGGTCTTGATAGTTTCCTAGACAACTGGGGCATTACCCTCAGTACCGATGCCCTGATTCTGGATCCCGAGGGCCAGGCGGTGGGTCTAGGCCCCGCCGTGCCCTTGGTCACCCGCTATGGCCCCCACCCCATTACCGAACAACTGAGCGGCATGTCTTACTATCCCGTGGCTCAGCCCATTGCTCTGACTGAGGTGCCAGGGGTGGAAGCGGTGCCGCTGCTGTTGACGGGCGATCAGTCGCAAGTGCAACCTATTGACGATCAGGGGCAAGTGCAGCTCGATCCCGATGCGGAGGAGCAGGGTTCCTTGGCGGTGGGGGTGGCGATGAGCCGTCCGGTACAGGGGAATGGCACCCTTTCCGAGGAACCTGTGGATCTGCTGGAGAATGGTGAGGATGGCGAATCGCGCTTGGTAATCATTGGCAACTCTGCCTTTGCCACGGATGGTTTATTTGGACAAGTGCTCAACGGCGATGTGTTTCTCAATACGGTTGCTTGGCTCAGCAATCAAGAAGGGGAAGTGCTGGCCATTCGTCCGAAGGAACCAACTAGCCGCCGTATTGTGCTGACGCTAGGACAGCAGGCGACCCTAGCGATCGCTTCCCTAGTTGTGGTGCCGCTGTTGGCCTTTGCCATCGCCATCGCCCTTTGGCTGAAGCGCCGGTAGATGACAAGAACTTGCCCATCTAGTCGGCAGTGGCGATCGCCCCTAGGGTGGCCTGCACCGATCGCACATAGTCTTGGGGCGCAAGAACCATGAGCATACCCCGCGTCCCAGCCGAGACAGCGATCGCGGCGTGATCGACTAAACTGCTATCGCCATAGACCGGATAGGCCTTCTTACAGGCCAGGGCCGTTACCCCACCGCGAATATAGCCGGTCAGAGCCTGCACCTCTTTGAGGGGAACGGGTTGCACCTTGCGATCGCCGCTGAGTTTGGCCAGGGCTTTTAGATCGAGCTGGCGGTGGGAGGGAATGACTGCCAGGCAGACACCGGTTTGGTCACCGCGAACGACGAGGGTTTTAAACACCTGCTGGGATGGTAGACCGATACCGGCGGCGGCTTTCTCAGCATCCAGGTCAGCGGGATCATAGTCGTAGGTGCGTAGCTCGTAGGGGATACCGAGGCGATCGAGGGATCGAGCAGCATTGGTTTTCTGAACCATGGGCTACCCCTCAAGACGGCCAACCGGCTTCGGCTTGCTGCAACACATAGGCGGCGACGTCGTAGATCTCTTGACTGGACAAGCGATCGCCATAGCCAGACATGGGCATTTTGCCCTGGGTCACGATGGTAGCGATCGCCTCTAGATCATCCATGTGATAGCGCTGTAAAGCCCGCTGCTTGAGGGATTTACCCCGACGGATAATGTTGCCTCCCTGGGCATGGCATCCGGCACAGTTGGCGGCAAAAACCACGGCCCCTCGATCGGGATTAGGGCTGCTGTCTGCTTGGGCCCAGACGGGGCTAACGCCAATGCTCAGGATCAAGAGTCCACTGATCAAGAGAGCGATCGCTCCCGGTAGCGAATAGCGCTTGCTCCACGGAGTCATCGCTCTGATCCCCGGAAATAGGAGGTTTTGTCGTTGTTGCATGATGCCAGTTGTGACCTGCGTTTCAAACATTGTGGGTTCTATGGCCCTAAGAGACCTTCATGGTGTGATTAATATCACAGCTAAGACTGATCTTCATCAATCTAAAGAACTTGTAAACCCTGGATAGTATAGACAGTCATAGCTCAGTCCATGTCGTCTCTAGCTGTACCTATCGTAATGATCGATCGTCTTGTTACGTCTGCCTTCGAAACAGGTTGTCTCAGTGTGGAGTCTGAAGCATTGATTCGCCAAGTGCTGGCGGCGCGTACCTATCGCGTTTCTGACTTGGAGCGACTGCAGCAGCTTAGGGATGCAGTGCAGTCTGGGCGGGTCAAACGTGAAGCGACTGGCCGATTTGAGCGAATTTTAGAAGTTTGTCGATAGACTCAATCACAGTCCACAGGCCGGATCGCATCACGCCGCATTATGGGGAGCGATCGCCTTTGATCTAGTTTTAAGTCGGTGGACTCCAGTCCATGAAGCCATGCCGGGTTTCAATTCCGCTCAACCCTCTTTTCATAGGGAATTGTCGAGTTTTGATTCCGCTCAACCCTCTTCTCTTCAGGAGTTGAGCCAGCAGCTTCAATACAGATTTACGCCAGCTATACGTTAACTCTATCCCAATCGATACATGGGATTAGTGATTGCAGATTAGGTGCAGGATCGCCAACTCTTAGGAATCTTCGAGCTGCTTAACCGATACATCAATGGCATCCACATCCACAGTTCCAGGGGGTGTCAGGCGCTGAAACACTCTGTCTTCCACCACCAGCGGTTCCCCACAGCTTGGGCAAGCCAACTGCATGTTGTTGAACCCAGCCAAGGAGTTGCTACACACAGGACATTGCCCTTCCACCAAGTTGCGTTTGAGCCACCAGCGAAACCCTAGCACAGCCACAATCGGTGCCAAGATCAGCAATCCTAGGAAGATGAAGAAGGACTTCACTAACCACCCTAGCCCAACAATGCCCAGAAACCAGATAATGGCAAAGGTTGTAATCCAAAAGCTAAGGCCAGACAAGTTGACTTGCAGATTGCTAAAGCTACTGGGCTTCACGGGCGATTCTCCTGCACGATAAGTTCTAGTCCGAGGTTTCGCGACCGGGGATGACGGGCTCAAACGGACTGCGGTGGTCTATCTTTAGTCTACGAAATTCGGCCCTTCTTGTCGCAAGGCATGAAGGACGGATGCCCGCCCTTGCCTGAGGGGCAAGGATGGGCAACGGTTTGGGTCAACCATGGGGCTGTAACAATGGGTTACAGGATCCGTTGCGACGCTTACGACTCATCGATCACACGTACCGTAAGACGGAGGGTGCCGGTTGTGGAGTCGGGCGATCGCCACCCCCGCAGATGATCGCGAACCTGTTGAATGAAGCTCAGGTCTTCTAAGGTCGAAGCTTGGTCATCCAGCAAGACCTGCTGCACGCTGCCGTTGACTAAGCGCAGTTCCATCAGTACTATCCCGGAGAGGCGATCGCTGATGTAAAGATTCTGTAAATACTGATCTAGGTTCGTGTAGATGTCATCGCTGTTGGTTAGGGCAACGCCATCAAGGGTGAGCTCGATGATCTCCAAGGGATGCTCATCGTCGATATCGTCCAAAACATCCTCAAGCTCAAAAGAGGGCATAGACTGAGGGATCGACCTGGTGGGTTGTCTACTCCCAGCAGTGCTGGTGGGGAAGGGGGTTGCTAAGGAAGGCGGTGGTGCTGAGAAAGAGCCACCAAACATGAGATCTTGGAGGTTAGTGCCATCGAAGTCAAAGGCATTGCCAAAGATGCCTTCATAGCTGACGCCATCGGGTAACTCCACCGGTACTTCTACGGTGCGACGGGTGCCATCGGGGTCAACACGCACTTCATCGGTGACGGCGACAAAGGCGGTGTATTGCGACAGCAGCCGATAGGCCAGGGCTGTTTGGGTGACGGCATTGACGCCCTCCACAGTTTCCATGCCATAGAGCTGGTTCATTAAGTCTTTGATGCGTGCCCGTCCCCAGAGTTGGGCGATCGCTCCCTGGGATGGCCCGCTCTCAAAATTAACTGCTAGGGTTTCCTCAAAGGGCACGCCCCCTGCCGCCATGCCGCGAATGCGCAGGACACCGGATTGTCCGTCGGTTTTCCGCCCAAAGATCACGAGGGGCTGTTCGGCAAATAGGTCGGGAATGGCCGAGGGATAGATCTCAGGGGCGTCGCCCTCGCCTTCCCAGGTCACGTCAATGTTGGTAAGAACAGGATTATTGATCTGGCGGAAGAAGCGCTCCGCGACCTCTCCAGAGGGTTCATCGTGACGAATCACTTGGGAGGTGCCACGCCCGGCCTCGGCTAGGCGATCTAAGAGGAAGCGATTGACGGAACTGCCTACCCCAAAGCTATAGAGCCGGTTGCCTGGTGCAAGGCGTTGCTGCACTTCGGCAATAATCTCAGCGTCGTTGCCAATATAGCCATCGGTTAACAGCACCACGCTACGCAGCCGTCCTTCCGGGGCAGGGGGAAAGTCGAGCACCGCCCGGATGCCGTTCAACAGTTCGGTGCCGCCATTGGCGGTGAGTTGATCCACGTAGGCGATCGCTCTCCGACGGTTTTCGGGGGTGTTGGGCAGGGGCGTGGCGGAGAGCTGCTCGGTGGTGGTGGCAAAGTCGATGATCGTAAAGGTGTCGTTGGGGTTGAGTCCATTAATCATGCGGCGCATGAGTTCCTGAGACTTCAGGAGGGGATCGCCCATCTGGGAGCCGGAGGTATCCATCAAAAACACCACGTCTTTGGGCACGATGGCGGTGCTGGGATAGTCGATGGCGGGGATCAGGTAGGCCGCAAAGTGACCGCCTTCTTCGTGACGCTGGGTGAGGACGGTGGCTTGGGGGCGATCGCTCATCACCTGGTAGCGCAGGATCAGGTCTTTATTGGGAATCGTATCGGCGGGATCGAGCTGCACATAAACTTCTCGCCCGCGAGACGTAGTCTGGATGGTGTGAGACGGAGAGGTGATATTGGTAATCGGCACCCCAGCATCTAGGTTAACGGTGACCTGAATATCGTGCCCCGATCGCTGATCCGGGGGAATGACTGGCGGTGTAATCCGAGTTGCATCAGGAACTTGGGGCGTGTTGCCGGTGACGGTGGCTGGGCCAGGAATGTAGCGCGGCCCGACCACCATAGGAAAGACAAATTCGTAATGGTCGCCCTCGAAGGTCAAGCTTTCGGTGTAGCGAATGGTGACGTCGATCTGTTCACCGGGAAGAATATTCGCCAGAGACTGGGTGAAAATATTGGCGCGCTCTTGCTCCAACAGCCCTGCTGTACGCCCTTCCTCGATCGCCTGTTGATAAATAGCCTGGGCTTCCTCCCGAGGTTTAATCTCGCCACGAATGATGCGATCGCCAATCCGAATTTCCATATCATCCACCGCCGCTTCATCGGGCAACGGGAAGACATAGATGGCTTCTAGGGGATCCTCAAAGGGATTTTCAAAGGTCTGGGTCACCTCCACCCGCGCCACATTGCCGCTGACCTGAGCCTGCACATCGGTGTGGATGAGGGGGAAAACCTGAGAGCCCCCCTCGTTTTGTACATAGAGCCCACCAAGGGCGGGAGTATCGGGGGCAGCCATACGGGTATCTCCTGGGGTTGAACGAACGGTGGGAGCCGTCTGGGCAGTGACATTGCCACCATACCGAACTAGACCTAACAGCCCCAAAACAGCGACAGCGGGTAGTAAATGAATGAATTTCATAGATCTAACTCCAGAGCAACAGGCGATCGCTCTCCCCTCGCACCCATCAACAGGGCTGGCGACAGCTTGCGAGCAATCGACCCTGTATGGCCTAGCGCCTTTCAGCATCGGAGCGATCGCTTCCAGCATGGCACTCCGATCCAACTGGGCGGGATTGGTTACCAAAAGGGAAACCACTGGTTAGCTCTACATCTAGACGAGGCCATCTTCCGACCGGAGCCCTAGGGATTAAAATACGCTTTGTAAATAGCATGGGCGATGGGCATGGCGCTTACCGATCCATAGCCCCCATTTTCCACAATGGCAGCGATCGCAATCTGGGGATCCTGGGCCGGCCCAAAGCCGACGAAAAGCGAGTGGGACGTCTGGCCTAAGACTTCCGATGTGCCCGTTTTGCCACCGGTGAGGGGAATGCTGCCATCGTTTAAACCCTGGGCAGTACCCTGCTGCACCGTGGCGATTAATCCTTCTCGAATAACAGCGATCGCGGCGGGATCGATCCCCGTGGGTATGGGCTGCATCTCGGGCGATGCGGTTTGATCCATCATCAAATGGGGGATCACCCGATTTCCACCGTTGGCAATGGTGGCGGTCATCACAGCCATTTCCAGCGGCGTCACCTGCACCACACCCTGACCAATTGCCATGCTCACCGTATCGCCGGTGTACCAAGGTTCGCCGTAAAGTTCTACCTTTTCTTCAGGGGTGGGGATCAAACCGTGATTGCCACCTTCTAGTCCTAGGGTCGGTGTGGTGCCAATGCCTAACATGGCTCCCCAGTGGGCGATCGCTTCGGGGCCTGCCGCCATCCCCACCTGATAGAAAAAGGTGTTGCTGCTCACGGCAAGCGCATCACGAAAACCAATCGCTCCATAGCCTTGATTGCTATGTTCCCAGAACTGGGTACCGCCAACGCTAATAAAGGCTGATGTATTGAGAATTGAGCCTGGATTAAACTTACCCGACTGCATCCCCGCCACCGCTGTCACAACCTTAAAGGTGCTGCCGGGCGGGTAGCCCTGGAGGGCACGATTGAGAAACGGCTGGCTTTCGCCCTGAAGCTGCTGCCATTCCGCATCGGTTACCCGGCGGGTAAAGATATTGGGATCAAAGGACGGGCCGCTGACCAAAACTAAAACCTCTCCCGTTTTGACATCAAGGGCGACAACCGCACCCCGTCGATTGTTCAAGGCCTGCTCTGCCGCCTGTTGCAACTTGAGATCAATGGTGAGGTTAACGGACTCCCCAGAAATCGAGGGTTCATTCCCCAAGATCCGCCGCTCTTGACCGTTAGCATCCACTTCCACGCGGCGATTACCCCAATGTCCTTCCAAGATGGGATTCGCCAACCGTTCGATCCCCATTTGCCCAACAATCATGCCGCTGGGATAGTTAGGATTGCTCTCCATATCAGCTTCGGTAGCTTCGCCAATATAGCCAATGATGTGGGAGGCAAGGCGTCCATGGGGATAGTAGCGATTGGATTCTGCCAGAATTTCAACGCCAGGAAACTGCTGGGCAAATTCTGCTAGGGCCACAAAAGCATCAGGACTGAGTTGCTGAGCAATCCGCACGGGCAGCGGCGACGAATAGCCTGCCTGCTCTAGCTTGGCGATCATCTCGTCTTTCGGGACATTCAGCAGGGGAGACAGTTGCTCTGCTAGATGTTGCCAATCTTCGGGGGATTGCTGGCGAGGCCAGAAGTAGACGGCGCGGCTGAGGCGATTGGCAGCAATCAACTCTCCGTTACGGTCGAGAATATTGCCGCGATCGGAGCGGATCGGTACTAGACGAGTCCGATTTTGCTCAGCTAGTTCGCGGTTGGCTGGGCCGGCTACCAGTTGGAGTTGGGCAAGACGATAGGCGCAAAATCCTAGGCAAACGGTGCTGAATAGGATGAACACGATCGCTCGCTGGAGGAGCGTTTCACGGCTGATCGGACTTTTGACCAATGAGGTCTGAACATTCCGAGACTGGGGGGTGGTAGATGAAAAGCGGAGGTCGGTAGTCATGAACGGTCATCCATATCCAAGAGTGGTAGAGAGCGCAGACGTGATGTACACCGATGGTGACTGAGCGTTATTGGGGAGTATGGGGAGGGTGTCCTAGCAGATTGTCAATGCAGATTGGTAATGGCTTCACGGTGAACGTGCGGTTGGTTTAGGGCGTTTTGTCGTTCTGGGTTGGATTTTTCGAGCGATTGCGGTTGGGATGACCCTGCCATACTTCAAGAGGGCAAAACCGTACGCCGATGAGCCTGGGTAAAAACTTGGAGTGTCTGCTCCAAGCTTGGCTGCTCGTCATAGGGGGTAAATCGTGCTTGCCTTAGAGTCTATCCATGGGATAGATGAATCCTGGGTGATCAGCCGCTAGGTCACGTTGTCTGAGCCTTTGCCTGAGCTTTCTGTCGCATCCTGAGATGGATTGGGACAAGGGCGATCGCATCCCCTATCCTACACAGATGCACACTACTGTCCTTCCCTCTAGAAATGAGGCAAAATCCGGATATTTTTTGATGAAAAATGAGTCGATATTGTGTGAGGAAGCTCCATCTTTGTGGTGATTTAAGGACGACGCACCTCTCTATGACCATAACCTAATCTTTATGAAAAAATGCTGTGGCTCAATGAGATTTTAACGATCGCTCAGAAGGTGCCAAGCACCTACACCCAAGGGATATTTGAATCTCTAGTATGGCTTTTTGAATCCGGCAGCTTGGCCTTGGCTGGGTGAGAAGCCTTAGTGCCTTTTATTCATCCTGGTCTAGGTGTCAAGCTACGGCGGTCAGATGATTCTAGGCATGGTTGTATAAATCTTGGCTCTAAATTTAGCTTTGGTCGGTTTGTCGGTTAATATTGGGGCGATCGGGGCGCTAATTTAAACACCTGGCAGGACATCCACCAGGTCTGCCATCCTCCTCGATGTTTGGCATCGTGGTGCAATCAATGACATTCTTGTTGAATATACGCTCAGTGTAGTTAGCATCATCATGAATTCACACATCAAAGTTGTTCAGCCAACCGGCATCTTAGATAGTACAAAAACCAACCAGTTTCGGGCTGAGATTAGTGAACTGGTGAATAGTGGCGCTAAGATCATTCTCGTCAATCTGAAGGATATAACGTTTATCGATAGCTCAGGGCTTGGGGCCTTGGTTATCGCCTTAAAAACGGTGCGTTCAGCCGGAGGGCGCTTCTACATCTGCTCAATTAATGAACAGGTGCGCATCTTGTTCGAGCTGACCAGTATGGATCAAGTCTTTGAGGTGTATGACAACCAAGAAGCTTTTGAGCAAGCCGTGCTATCGCCAAGCTGACCCTTTGAGCGTCAGTGCTGCTTGAGGGCAAGGGCGGCGCACCCAATGAGGCAGCGATCGCCTTCTTGGAAACGATGAGGGTCTGCAAGTCTGGAGCTCATGTCCAGAACTGGAGGGGCGATCGCGTTGGTGATGGCTCTCAAACGCTAGGCTCGTAGCCTAGAACGTTGTGTAACCATCAGGTCTAAGGCCTAGGTTGATAGGTTGCCTGCCCGCTCAAGCGCCCGATCAAGCATCTAGGGCAACCTGCGGCGCTTGGGGAGCGATCGCCTTAACCAAAGTTAATGCGTAGAAGTGAGAGATCGTCGTCGAATGAATCGACTTCGCTCTTTTCTTGCACCTGCTCCAGAATGATATCTAGGCTGGTGGTAATGGGTTCATCTGACAGTAAAGTTACAAAATCATCTAAGCCCCATGTTCCTCCCTTGAGCTGGCTGGCTTCAAAGGTTCCATCACTGAAGACATACAGGCTGCTGTTGCTGGGTACGTCATGACGTTTGCTTTGAAAGGATGCATCGGGCAACATGCCAATGGGTAGTCCTGGGGTTTTTAAACGCTCAATCATCCTTTTCCCCGAGGGAGCTTCATGGGTTGGCGTTGAAACTAAAATAGCGG
This genomic stretch from Candidatus Obscuribacterales bacterium harbors:
- the ybaK gene encoding Cys-tRNA(Pro) deacylase, whose product is MVQKTNAARSLDRLGIPYELRTYDYDPADLDAEKAAAGIGLPSQQVFKTLVVRGDQTGVCLAVIPSHRQLDLKALAKLSGDRKVQPVPLKEVQALTGYIRGGVTALACKKAYPVYGDSSLVDHAAIAVSAGTRGMLMVLAPQDYVRSVQATLGAIATAD
- a CDS encoding VIT domain-containing protein, translating into MKFIHLLPAVAVLGLLGLVRYGGNVTAQTAPTVRSTPGDTRMAAPDTPALGGLYVQNEGGSQVFPLIHTDVQAQVSGNVARVEVTQTFENPFEDPLEAIYVFPLPDEAAVDDMEIRIGDRIIRGEIKPREEAQAIYQQAIEEGRTAGLLEQERANIFTQSLANILPGEQIDVTIRYTESLTFEGDHYEFVFPMVVGPRYIPGPATVTGNTPQVPDATRITPPVIPPDQRSGHDIQVTVNLDAGVPITNITSPSHTIQTTSRGREVYVQLDPADTIPNKDLILRYQVMSDRPQATVLTQRHEEGGHFAAYLIPAIDYPSTAIVPKDVVFLMDTSGSQMGDPLLKSQELMRRMINGLNPNDTFTIIDFATTTEQLSATPLPNTPENRRRAIAYVDQLTANGGTELLNGIRAVLDFPPAPEGRLRSVVLLTDGYIGNDAEIIAEVQQRLAPGNRLYSFGVGSSVNRFLLDRLAEAGRGTSQVIRHDEPSGEVAERFFRQINNPVLTNIDVTWEGEGDAPEIYPSAIPDLFAEQPLVIFGRKTDGQSGVLRIRGMAAGGVPFEETLAVNFESGPSQGAIAQLWGRARIKDLMNQLYGMETVEGVNAVTQTALAYRLLSQYTAFVAVTDEVRVDPDGTRRTVEVPVELPDGVSYEGIFGNAFDFDGTNLQDLMFGGSFSAPPPSLATPFPTSTAGSRQPTRSIPQSMPSFELEDVLDDIDDEHPLEIIELTLDGVALTNSDDIYTNLDQYLQNLYISDRLSGIVLMELRLVNGSVQQVLLDDQASTLEDLSFIQQVRDHLRGWRSPDSTTGTLRLTVRVIDES
- a CDS encoding Gldg family protein, whose product is MKRTPLTFKGLRYLVWLAPMLVIAGLTAGVVAGSWGPVPLVLILIGLAIAIGWLISESRGGFWRRRSTQANTNGLVATLAVVVILGLINLLGVRYSQSFDLTENQLYTLAPQSQQVVSSLDQPVKLLIFAPTPNPTEERLLNNYRRQSDRFSHEYIDPQANPVLAQQVGVSTMGEVYLEVGEGDAVTRRYVQTLTPQQPLSERLISNAIARLGSDRSAKIYITQGHGERILEAGQGGLSEAIARLQDENYVVEPLQLTEDGQIPADADVVIVPGPQQAFLETEVEALETFAQGANGLLLMLDPTTEPGLDSFLDNWGITLSTDALILDPEGQAVGLGPAVPLVTRYGPHPITEQLSGMSYYPVAQPIALTEVPGVEAVPLLLTGDQSQVQPIDDQGQVQLDPDAEEQGSLAVGVAMSRPVQGNGTLSEEPVDLLENGEDGESRLVIIGNSAFATDGLFGQVLNGDVFLNTVAWLSNQEGEVLAIRPKEPTSRRIVLTLGQQATLAIASLVVVPLLAFAIAIALWLKRR
- a CDS encoding STAS domain-containing protein; its protein translation is MNSHIKVVQPTGILDSTKTNQFRAEISELVNSGAKIILVNLKDITFIDSSGLGALVIALKTVRSAGGRFYICSINEQVRILFELTSMDQVFEVYDNQEAFEQAVLSPS
- the mrdA gene encoding penicillin-binding protein 2, with translation MTTDLRFSSTTPQSRNVQTSLVKSPISRETLLQRAIVFILFSTVCLGFCAYRLAQLQLVAGPANRELAEQNRTRLVPIRSDRGNILDRNGELIAANRLSRAVYFWPRQQSPEDWQHLAEQLSPLLNVPKDEMIAKLEQAGYSSPLPVRIAQQLSPDAFVALAEFAQQFPGVEILAESNRYYPHGRLASHIIGYIGEATEADMESNPNYPSGMIVGQMGIERLANPILEGHWGNRRVEVDANGQERRILGNEPSISGESVNLTIDLKLQQAAEQALNNRRGAVVALDVKTGEVLVLVSGPSFDPNIFTRRVTDAEWQQLQGESQPFLNRALQGYPPGSTFKVVTAVAGMQSGKFNPGSILNTSAFISVGGTQFWEHSNQGYGAIGFRDALAVSSNTFFYQVGMAAGPEAIAHWGAMLGIGTTPTLGLEGGNHGLIPTPEEKVELYGEPWYTGDTVSMAIGQGVVQVTPLEMAVMTATIANGGNRVIPHLMMDQTASPEMQPIPTGIDPAAIAVIREGLIATVQQGTAQGLNDGSIPLTGGKTGTSEVLGQTSHSLFVGFGPAQDPQIAIAAIVENGGYGSVSAMPIAHAIYKAYFNP
- a CDS encoding c-type cytochrome; translated protein: MTPWSKRYSLPGAIALLISGLLILSIGVSPVWAQADSSPNPDRGAVVFAANCAGCHAQGGNIIRRGKSLKQRALQRYHMDDLEAIATIVTQGKMPMSGYGDRLSSQEIYDVAAYVLQQAEAGWPS
- a CDS encoding ABC transporter permease subunit: MGVLVSNIIAIYRKELQSYFASPFTYVITGVFWFISGLFFAAILLGPTGVIAQVAMQDQFGGGAPVDVPSQFLIVYLGVIGSLSLFILPMLSMGLYAEERKRGTLELLATSPITNWAVAVGKLLGVLTFFFTMTVPLLIYEAIAFLSADPPANPVLLLVAHGGLLLLAAAVLSLGMFVSSLTDSTILSAVLTFGLMLMLWVTDLIASGVQGPVGEAIAHLSLLTSYGNLIQGIVETSDLVLFASYIVLGIFLTAQSIELLRYQRS